TTGTGAACGATTCAACCAAAGGTAAGAGGGAAgaaaagtagacttattcctagTATAGGAAATGAATGGACCTAAAAAAGCTAAAATCCTCGTGGAGGCAAAGATGGGCCTGGCCCAAATGATTGGGAACACCACCCACCCAGTTCCGACTCGGAGTCGCAATTCTCCCGAGTCCGATCTGGTCAGGATTTGATCGCCTACAAATCGAGCCGtacgtcgccgccacctcccaccACGATCCCCAcccgccgtcgacgacctcgGAATCCCAATCGCCATTGAAGCAGCTTGCATCATCTCCAAGCTCTCATCTCATGGCGGCCGAGGGCGGCAgcgcgtcgtccgccgccgcggggcggaAGGTGCCGCTCCCCAAGGGCTACATCGACGCCATCATGGCGCTCAGGGTGGAGGAGAGGTACCCCACCGCGGAGGAGCTGGAGCGCCTCTCGCCGGACGAGCGCCTCGCGGCGGCCATCCGCAGGGAGTCCGACGACAAATTCAACAAGTTCCACGCCGAGGTCCGCCGCGAAGTCGAGGAGACCGGCGTCTACATGGTCGACGAGAACTACTTCGCCAGGCAGGCGGAGCTCCAGGCCTTGATCAAGAAAGAATGGGCCAAGATTGACTTCAGCCGCGTCCATGTCGGTGACTGGGACGAAGAAGCAGGCTGCTACAAGTAGAAGTAGGCCACCAtctctggtggtggtggaagaTTGGACACTAATTATCTTTATTAATTAGTAACTAGTACCAGTTATATCTACATGTTTGATCAATCCATCGATCGGTGATGTTTGCTGTTAGTACTAGTTGTTTTACCGTTGGTCGATGATGATTGTTAGGTAGGTATCTCATGGTAGTAATATTTAGTTAAGCTATCTGTCTGGTTTCTGATTTTTAAGCTTTTTGTGCTTGTGCATGGTACCATGCTTCTGCCACTGAAGCAAGTTTCATGGTGAGCGGATATGGGCCATCCTTTAAAATCCAACTACTGTGAAAAATTTCCTTTGCAATCGTCCCCAGTAGCCAAAATTCAAATCCGTTCATAATGTATATCCTTGATGTTGATAAAACTTGAGGGCCTCCCATTCCTCCAATTTTCTCTCATTTATCCTCCTTAGAAACTTATTCTAATTCATCTCAAATTCAAAGCGGCCAAAATATCACAAATTTAGTAAATTGGGAAATTGGCACGGCTCGGCAAGCAGCAACAATATAGTAGAAGTAATTGTTCTACAAATTGATTAGgaatgttcagacttcagagctaATTGTTCTTCAAATCCATGATTAGgaatgttcagacttcagaaatACTTGTTCTTTCTTCAAATCCACTAGCAATGTTCGGATTTCAGAGCTAACTGTTCCTCAAATGCATTTTAGTAGgaatgttcagacttcagaataAATTGTTCTTCAAATTCACTAGCAATGTTCGGATTTCAGAGCTAACTGTTCCTCAAATGCATTTTAGTAGgaatgttcagacttcagaataAATTGTTCTTCAAATTCACTACGAGTATGTCATGCCTGAACTGTATGTCTCGCTTGAGCATAAACCATGTTGTTGTAGGTTGTTCGGTGATCATCAAAGGTGAATGAACGTTTTTCTCTCATGTCGTTGATGACTTGATGTTCATCTAAGAATTGAGGCAATCTAAAAGTCTGGAAGTTTCAGTGGCTAATGGAAATGAAGCTTACCCAACAACCCAGGAgtcacatccatccatcgagATGACAAGACTGCAACCTGTTCCGTATTCTGGAACACCACCTCGATGAACTCGTGCAGGTTCAGCCTCTACACCGGCGTGCCGTGGGCCTCTCGCCGGGACGCTGTCCCAGCCGATGACATTGGCGATGCTTATAGTTGTCCACGAGCTTGAGTGGCGGCGTGTCGGGGACGACGAACGAGACGCAATTCATGGCGTACCAGCACTGCCCCCGCCGGCGAGCACCTGCGCGGAGTTGGCGACAGGTAAGCATCAGCAACAGAAGCTCTCGCCGCCCGCGGCCTTCTCTGCCGCTGCCATTGGAGCGGGAAGAGGTGAGAGGAGGTGCTGCTTTCGTCgaccgccgtcgtcgcatcGCATTGAGGGCAGAGAGAGAAGaggtgaagagagagaggaaagagggGAGCGAAGGGGAAAGAAGAGCGGCGCTGACACGTAGGGTCTACATGCTGATTCAATCGGTTGGACTAAATCAATCAGCCACATTAACGAAATCCAAATTTAAAACCGTCTATAAAGTCATTTTGTATCTGTTTTAATGGTTGAGATGTCAAAATCTCTAAGTATTAATATTAAGATATACGAATTAGACTCAACATATATTTAAGGGAGTCCGAGTAAACTTAATTTTATAAATGGTAATAAatagtaaaaatattattattatattagttttacGTGAACAGAAACGTCGGAAAATTTTTataccattttcacccctaatttTTATCTTCTTTAATTTGAATATTTCTATACCCCGATACTACATTTGCAGTCACTGGCTCACTACAGGCTCACCACAGTACTGCACCAGTAGGTTCGCTCAACCTCAGAAGGTTGGCAAATCTGCTACGGCTGACTTTACAAGACAATGCTATCAACCTGAGATAAAATCTCCAATAGGAAAAACCAGTTTGGCCTAAATAATGATCTGCTGTGACGACCGGAGAAACCATTGCAGCCTATATCATCCTTGCTTGCTCATTAGCATGCAAAAGAGCATGTTCAATGTTTCAGCATTATTTTCTCACATTAAGTTGCTAAACATACGAGGAACCAAGGCAACCGCAGAAAATAGAATAGAGTCAGCCGGGGGAGAGAACATAGTAGAACGAAATGGTTACTGAAACAAAGCTTTTCAAAACTCCAAAATTGAAAGACAATCGATCACAAGGATGATTCCTGATCCTGAACTGGATTTTCATCTATGGTTTAGGGCAGCCAGACGCCTCTAGTTATAAGCACCCTACAGGCAGATCCGCGGATGCCTAAAATGCAACAACTTGAGCCTTGAGTGTGATTTGGATATGTCGCGCACAAACTCCAGGGGTCCACATCTGCACATCAGTGTCCAAATACAGGGATTAGTCAGGCACTCAGATTAAGAGGAACACAAATCACATCAGGCAGCAAATCCTCATAGATGTGACGGTTCTGCATGTTGGTTGAAACCAGGGGAGAAAAGCAGAATTTCGTGAAGATACAGGTCCTTCAAATCCATAGTAATGTGCACATAAAACGGCACTGGAATGCTACGGTACAGTGTAGAAAAATgcgggaaaatatgtagtgcaaaccacaaaTGTAGTAAAAACTtagaaactaccgttggatcgagaaatggacgttcAAGATTCGGCCAAgccaccatgagttaaaatttaactcgcagattcactcatgagtaaaaattttacaaggagttaaattttaactcatagTGACATGGACaaatctcggacgtccatttctcgatctaacgatagtttccaagtttccactacatatgcggtttgcactacatattttctcaaaaaatgCATGTGAACTAACAAGATGTTCATGGGGAATTAAATCCAAAGTTAACTCCAAGATCTTTTACCAGATGTGCCAGATACTTGATGAGGATACTTTTTGGTAGCAGCGAAGCCATCTCTAAGTTTGTGACATATAGGGATATACTGTAAAATGCAagtaaaaacatctttattACTGGGTTCATAAATACATTCAACTAAAAGGGATTTCAACAGAATCCTTTAAAACATCAGGCAAACCCAAATATTTGAAAGATCATGTGATGAAAGTTTAAAAGGTATGCAAGACATACCACAGTAGCAGTGGAGTGTGCTCCAAACCAAGATACCGCTCCCAAGATCCATAGGCATCTTTCTGTAGAAACCGGAAGAGAGAATATTGTATATCATAGAACAAAACAAATGTATGTGCAGAACTAGAGAAACctgcaggaaaaaaataataatttgagaTTTACTTCAGTTCAACAAAAAGTACCTcaaggtaccggtacctcacggtacctaatcatttccgatcgttggatctagttGGGCAGAATGGgtattgttagatccaacgatcgaaaacgatttggtaccgtgaggtaccggtgcctcgaggtactttttgttggaccggagcaaatctatAATAATTTACCTGGAAATCTTCGAATGAATATAAACGTTTCCtgtatttattttcttctttcacCCACATACATAGATTTGGCTCACATAACACTTGGAtagtatttcttttcttctttcaccGACATACACAGATTTGGCTCATGTAGCCCTTGGCTAACCGTGCTGACTACAAGAGACAATGAGCACACCTACTTTGGCAAAAATCTATAATGCTTCCCTCATTCAACGAGTTAGTGAAGTATCCTTCTCCTTCCATCATCAATAGTACATACACAAAACTCTTGACACATTATCAGGGAACCAAATTAATAGTCTCTGAACCTCGAAACATCAAGTCTATCAACAGTCCAGTAAACATTTTTTTCAGTACAAGGATGCAGCTCAAATTTGATGAATGAACAAGTCATAAACTACAGATTATCACACTTGGACTGAGGGCATAATTAGCATGGTaaaatcaaataatttttcaGGTGATACAAAACAATGTAGTGTTCGCTTTATAATCCACAAACAAATAGATAGAGATCTGCACAGACAAAATTATGTCTGCTGTCCAAAATTAGACCTGCCATGAAAGCACAACCAAAAATGATATTCACATCATCAACTAGGTCAATAGATTATCACTTGGACAAATGCTTTTCAGCTATAGTAATCTGGATCATAATGATTTCCAAAGTTGACGACTTCAATAGGGTATGTTTTCATGCAGATTTTGATTTCTTAGTACTTCGACTTTTGCTATCTCCACCTTATGCCATAAAACGACTAACAACTCTATTATTGCAGCTTAATTAATGTACATCTAACAACTCTGTTATTGCTTGGTTCATTTGCAGATTAAGAAAATGACCACGGATATAAATCTGATTGTAGAGGCATTGGCAAAAGTCTTCTAGAAGTTCAGGTTGCTATGTTTCTTGCAATTTGTAAAGCTAAGCTACACACATGGCAGTTTGACTGTCAAAAAGATGCTGCTTTCAAACATCACATGTGCTATATGTCCAAACCATGTGTAAAATTACAACAAACATGCTGTACCATTTTCAAGACAAGTTCAACAGCATATTTTCCAAAGAAGTACCAACAGTTCTGTTTGGCAACAACTTGTCCATCACAGTTCGTATAGATGCAGAACAGAGAAGCTGATCATTCACCTAGAAAAGTGCGCAGGTCGACCGTCGAGGAAGGGGATCTGGTATATGATTTCAGACTTAATTCCCAAAATTTAGTTTAGAGGAGGGTTTTGGGCTTTCTTGGAAGCAGTCtcaaagaattaaaaaaaactaaataccaAAATTACCACTAATCACAGAGTACTGGTATGCCCCCTTGTTAACCAAGGTCAGAGTTAGTAAAGTAGTAATCACAGATAGAGTTAGTACAGTAATAATCACATAGAGCACCACAAGGGAACTCCAAGAAAGAATATTATCAAGCCTAATACCGGCAGAAACTTAATAATAACAGACTTACTACTATTATAGTAATTCATTCATAGCAAAAACCAGTCTTCCTTAGAGGAGTACCCTATATAAGGGTCGGTCCAATAACATAAGACATTACTACCTAGCAAACACCATAGATAACTGATACTACCCGATAGAGAGCTAGTAATTTAGTAGCTAATGGTGATGCAGTACTCAAAAGCTAAACTGGCTTGAGACCATATGGGTAGATACAGTAAATGAGTAAAGAAGTAAATCCTCTGCAGCATCTCAGTTGAGCGAGCGAGCCTGAAATCACAATGGTTGACAGCAAGTGGGATCGTCGTAGTCCCAGTCGCCGAATTTGACGCCGGTCCAGTCGATCTTGGCCCATTCTTTCTCCATACGAGCCTACATCTCCGCCTGCTCCGTGAAGTAGCTCTCGTGGACCATGTAGCGGCCAGTCTCCTTCACCTCGCGGAGGATCTCCTTCTGGAACTCCTCGAACTCGTCGTTGACCTCCTCCAATGAATCGAAGAACGCCAGGCGCTCGTCGCGCTCTTCCGGCGAGAGACGCGCCAGGTCCTCAGGCGTCGGCCTCGGCTCCCTCTTCAGTGAGAGGATGGCGGCGATGGTGTTCAGAGGCATCGGCACCATGACAGgaggcttctcctcctcctcgccgccgtctccacttGCAGCGgagcccgtcgtcgccgccgccgccgcatcgagaCGCTTCCCCTCCCCGGTGACGGATCCCGCATCTGCAGCGATCGCCTTCACTTCCTCCTCATCGGAAACCTCCACCGTCATCGCCGCCTTCGGCTCCGGTCCAGGAGTTTCCATGACCAGCGGCGGAGCAGGAAGAATCAGATGATCAGATGATCGGCTGCAATGGATCACCTAATGCGGCGCCGAAGTCCTATTGGGCTGCGCATAGGCTTTTCCTTTTATTGGGCTTAGGGTAGCCCAAAACGGATACGGAAACGTGCaggagtattattttttttatggaccaTTTTGCGAAAATATTCAAATAGAGATCAAATCTAAATCGTATCTGTTTCGGATGCAAATATACGAATATAATAAATCGTAAAATCTAAACCGAGAGCGCTCTCGGTTTAGTACTAAGCAGCAACGGTCCAGTTGCTAAGTGTAAGAGAAATCTAAGCCAAATTTTAAGGCTAGGTTGGCATGGATTTGTACCGACCTATTATGTCAACGTGCATGTCTTTTATATAGTAATAATCTATTAAGTAAGTAGGAAAAATATTCttatcatctatgcttcaaataaaattttctcttaaattactcatccaatttacaatccgattacattgttgtgttcgtaacaattaaatatttacaacaagatctcacatgattctattttgatgaaaaatcacaaattacttttatgatatttctaaattacttttagatttcactaagttacttcttaaacatatagaagtaaattcagtaaagtctaaaagtaatttacatatattatagaagtaacttagaataaaacgaaggtaactttggcatgtcatttgaagtaagtccgttgtagagataaaaacatgactctatctagaaattaaattaatcagcacaaaatatgaaattaactaaaaacaataataaatttaatcacctcagagcattacgaatgtataggaagtattttaatcaaatctaaaagtaacttataaatatgataatttgttcaatgaaaaaagacattaattaaagttaccttcgttttgttctaagttacttctataatatatgtaaattacttttaggctttattcaatttacttttatatgtctaagaagtaacttagtgagatctaaaagtaatttagatatattataaaagtaatttatgatttttcatcaaaatataatcatgtgagatcttgttataaagattaaattgttacgaacacaatggtgtaatcggatcgtagatcaaatgagtagtttaagagaaaattatatttaaagTATAGGTAGATAGTGTCTctcatagatggagtggtagctagttTAGACAAATCAGCTACCGCTAGCTGTGTAGTCGCGTCCATAATAAATCTGTTTTTGTTGGACGTAGATACGGAAACGGATATCCAGTCTAGCAATAACCTAGAGATTAAAGAACTCAATTGGCCCAACATAGCAACGGGTGCCATGCGTAGTGAGCTAGTGGCCAGATCATCATGTGGTTCGAGTCCGACACGACGACCTTCACAAACTCTACCATGAAAACGTTGttgattaaggctgtgttcggacaGC
The nucleotide sequence above comes from Oryza glaberrima chromosome 11, OglaRS2, whole genome shotgun sequence. Encoded proteins:
- the LOC127755353 gene encoding uncharacterized protein LOC127755353; translation: METPGPEPKAAMTVEVSDEEEVKAIAADAGSVTGEGKRLDAAAAATTGSAASGDGGEEEEKPPVMVPMPLNTIAAILSLKREPRPTPEDLARLSPEERDERLAFFDSLEEVNDEFEEFQKEILREVKETGRYMVHESYFTEQAEM